A region of Heteronotia binoei isolate CCM8104 ecotype False Entrance Well chromosome 2, APGP_CSIRO_Hbin_v1, whole genome shotgun sequence DNA encodes the following proteins:
- the ZHX3 gene encoding zinc fingers and homeoboxes protein 3 — MASKRKSTTPCMIPTKTVALQESQPAAVGADREGFQLSVTLAAASPVTETISSNPNTGTLSNGHRGILDGDTYRCRYCDFGCQDVSQFLGHLDSEHIDFSKDPSFVCVQCSLLVKSHKELSCHNAESHAGEANLICNVAKQGNHVIVEQTIGDATSTSQVFSGDLPEEGQDSQAEIIITKTPIMKIMKTKPEVKKIHTLKENVSSQPVNDPEKKGSEQPFTNGPAPASQSNTANHSNTASQSNTAGQSNTVKPTPVVNGSIVGSLPVLQAGITQLVQLQQQPQVQQQLPTSKSLPKVMIPLSSIPTYNAAMDSNSFLKNSFHKFPYPTKAELCYLTVVTKYPEEQLKIWFTAQRLKQGISWSPEEIEDARKKMFNTVIQSVPQPTITVLNTPLVASPNSVQHLIQASLPGHTVSKPEGAGGVLVTQPIITNGLQSTTSSLTIAVTSVPKTQIAKQPPAVSVSSPASAVKAVSASQTQPTVCPSISSQEFLDPNIYKNKKSFEQLSALKTSFCKNQFPGHAEVERLTKITGLSTKDVRKWFSDRRYHCRNIKGSRAVYAGDDTIIIDSVPEITFTSSPKTASELPSAAAAVPVTHTPTRRQSWHQAPDFSITKYKERAPEQLKALEGSFAQDPFPSEEEVDRLRSETKMTRREIDSWFSEQRKRQPVKETAQQVENEAEEDSAEEEDSSDDLRASNENGSLDAASSAQASGERKVTPIKINLKNLKVTESNGKSELLASSVDNQRESSPSKPAAPQKPKQSLKKTAQQRHLLKQLFVQTQRPTNEQYDKLCSESGLPRGEVIRWFGDSRYGLKNGNLRWYENYKQGIFPKGLGDPSDAKVEILQDYFQKNKMLYEDSLPGLCERTQMTAAQVRLWFAERLDEENKPISDTGSEDQCSSVGEPTTSHKGASDAFSEASENSESWEPGGQEGSSELADGPLPTGHLETDRTNAASP, encoded by the coding sequence ATGGCCAGCAAAAGAAAATCCACAACACCCTGTATGATACCGACAAAAACAGTGGCACTGCAGGAGTCTCAGCCAGCTGCTGTTGGAGCTGATCGTGAAGGATTTCAGCTGTCTGTTACTCTTGCTGCTGCTTCACCAGTTACTGAAACTATTAGCAGTAATCCCAACACTGGAACATTGTCCAATGGACATAGAGGTATTTTGGATGGTGATACTTACAGATGTAGGTATTGTGATTTTGGCTGTCAAGATGTTAGTCAGTTTCTTGGGCACTTGGATTCTGAGCACATAGACTTTAGCAAAGACCcctcctttgtgtgtgtgcagtGCAGTCTCCTAGTGAAGAGCCACAAAGAGCTTTCTTGTCACAATGCAGAGAGCCATGCTGGGGAAGCCAACTTAATCTGCAATGTTGCAAAACAAGGCAATCACGTGATTGTGGAGCAAACCATTGGGGATGCCACTTCCACTAGCCAAGTCTTTTCAGGGGATCTTCCAGAAGAAGGCCAAGACAGTCAAGCTGAAATTATCATTACCAAAACGCCCATTATGAAAATAATGAAAACAAAACCTGAAGTGAAAAAAATTCACACGCTGAAAGAAAACGTGTCTAGTCAACCAGTCAACGATCCAGAGAAAAAAGGAAGTGAACAGCCATTCACCAATGGACCTGCACCAGCAAGTCAGTCAAATACAGCGAATCACTCAAATACAGCAAGTCAGTCAAATACAGCGGGTCAGTCAAATACAGTCAAACCAACACCTGTTGTCAATGGCTCGATAGTAGGAAGTTTGCCTGTTTTGCAAGCAGGCATTACCCAACTTGTGCAACTGCAGCAGCAACCACAGGTTCAGCAGCAACTACCCACATCAAAATCCCTTCCCAAAGTAATGATTCCTTTGAGCAGTATTCCAACATACAATGCTGCAATGGACTCCAACAGCTTTCTGAAAAACTCTTTCCATAAGTTCCCTTACCCTACCAAAGCTGAGCTTTGCTACTTGACAGTGGTGACCAAGTACCCAGAAGAGCAGCTGAAAATCTGGTTCACAGCCCAGAGATTGAAACAGGGTATCAGTTGGTCACCTGAGGAGATTGAAGATGCGCGGAAGAAAATGTTCAACACTGTTATTCAGTCCGTACCCCAACCCACCATTACAGTGTTGAATACACCTCTGGTTGCAAGCCCTAACAGTGTTCAGCATCTCATTCAGGCCAGTTTGCCTGGCCACACCGTCAGCAAACCTGAAGGAGCTGGTGGTGTGCTGGTTACCCAGCCCATAATAACTAATGGACTTCAGAGTACAACTTCATCTCTCACAATAGCAGTAACCTCAGTTCCAAAGACCCAGATAGCCAAGCAACCTCCTGCGGTGTCAGTTTCTAGTCCTGCATCAGCTGTGAAAGCTGTCAGTGCCTCTCAGACACAGCCCACGGTTTGCCCAAGCATATCTTCACAGGAATTCCTAGACCCTAACATATACAAAAATAAGAAGTCTTTTGAACAGCTGTCTGCACTAAAGACTAGTTTCTGTAAGAATCAGTTCCCTGGCCATGCTGAAGTTGAGCGACTGACAAAAATCACAGGCCTTAGTACAAAGGATGTTCGAAAATGGTTTAGTGATAGGCGGTACCATTGCAGAAATATAAAAGGCAGCAGAGCTGTATATGCTGGAGATGATACAATAATCATAGACTCAGTGCCTGAAATTACCTTCACCTCATCTCCCAAAACAGCCTCAGAATTAccatctgcagcagcagcagtgcctGTAACTCATACCCCAACCCGTCGGCAGTCCTGGCATCAGGCCCCTGATTTCTCTATTACAAAATACAAGGAGAGGGCTCCTGAACAACTGAAagccctggaaggcagctttgcaCAGGATCCTTTTCCTTCAGAGGAGGAGGTAGACCGTTTGAGGAGTGAAACGAAAATGACAAGGAGAGAGATTGACAGCTGGTTTTCAGAGCAGAGGAAAAGACAACCAGTcaaagaaacagcccagcaggtaGAGAACGAGGCTGAAGAGGACTCAGCGGAAGAAGAAGACTCCTCGGATGATTTGAGAGCTTCAAATGAAAATGGTTCATTGGATGCAGCCAGTAGTGCCCAGGCATCAGGTGAGCGCAAAGTGACTCCTATAAAAATCAATCTGAAGAATCTCAAAGTGACTGAGTCAAACGGCAAAAGTGAATTGTTGGCCTCAAGTGTAGACAATCAAAGAGAGAGTTCTCCTAGCAAGCCTGCTGCACCCCAGAAACCTAAACAAAGCCTTAAAAAAACAGCGCAACAAAGGCATTTGCTTAAACAACTCTTCGTGCAGACCCAACGGCCTACAAATGAACAATATGACAAATTGTGCTCTGAGTCAGGTCTTCCCAGAGGTGAAGTAATTCGTTGGTTTGGAGATAGCCGCTAtggtttaaaaaatggaaatctgAGATGGTATGAGAACTACAAGCAAGGCATCTTTCCTAAAGGCTTAGGCGACCCTAGTGATGCCAAAGTGGAGATCCTCCAGGACTATTTTCAAAAGAACAAGATGCTCTATGAAGACAGTCTCCCAGGTTTGTGTGAGAGAACTCAGATGACTGCCGCACAGGTTAGGCTGTGGTTTGCTGAAAGGCTGGATGAAGAAAACAAGCCAATTTCAGATACTGGCAGTGAGGATCAGTGCTCAAGCGTTGGTGAGCCAACCACCAGTCACAAAGGAGCATCTGATGCCTTCTCTGAGGCTTCTGAGAACAGTGAATCCTGGGAGCCTGGAGGTCAGGAAGGCAGTTCAGAACTTGCAGATGGTCCTCTGCCCACAGGACATCTTG